TATTAATAAGAAATCGAAGGTCATGCAAAAAAGCCAGTCTGCGATTTCTACATTTGTACAGGACAGCTTTTCAGGAATCCGCGTAGTGAAGTTTTTTGCTAAAGAAAAATACATCGAGAAAAACTATGGCATCAAAGTAACGGATTATCAGGACAAAGCTTTGGATTTAGCCAAAACAGAAGCATATTTCTTTACCATTATTCTATTTGTAATCGGGCTTTTGAATGTTGCTGTGATCTGGATTGGAGGACAGAAATATATTGCAGGAGAACTGAGCGTGGGTAAAATTGCAGACTTCTTTATGTACATCAACATCCTGATATGGCCATTCTCTTTGGTAGGTTGGGTAACTTCAGTTAACCAGAGGGCTGAAGCCTCAATGCAGAGGATCAATGAATTTATGGATAAAAAATCAGAGATTGTAAATACCAACTTTGAGACTTATCCAATTAAAGGGGATATTGAATTCAGAAATGTGACTTATGTTTATCCCAATACAGGAATCACAGCGCTTGACAACTTAAATTTTAAGATTAACGCAGGTGAATCACTGGCCATCATGGGTAAAACCGGAAGCGGAAAGTCTACTATTGCTCTCCTGCTCTGCCGATTGATTGATCCCACGGAAGGAGAAATTCTTATTGATGGGAAAAATCTTAAAGAGCACAATCTGGACAATTACAGAAAATTCCTTGGTTATATTCCTCAGGAAAGCTATTTATTCTCAGATTCTATTGAAAATAATATTGGCTTTGCCATCGATAACCCTTCTCATGAGAAAGTAGTGGAATATGCAAAAATTGCTGATGTAGATAAAAATATTATTGAATTTAAAGAGCAGTATAAAACACTTGTAGGTGAACGCGGAGTGATGCTTTCGGGAGGTCAGAAACAGAGAATCTGCATCGCCAGAGCCCTGATCAAAGACCCTAATATCATCATTTTTGACGACTCTTTATCTGCTTTGGACACCAAAACGGAACAGAATATTCTTGAAAATATTGACAAAAAAATTCGTAACGCTACTTCCATAATTATCACACACAGAGAGTCTAGCGCTCAAAAAGCAGACAAAATCCTCAACCTTACCGAAATTGCCAATTCTGTAACCGCATAGCCGTTTCATTCCCAATTGTTAAATAAATCATAAAAAAAATTTTGTGATTAAAAGAATTCTTTTATATTTGTTCTTAACAAGATTAAAAAATATCTAACAATGAGTGAATACAAGGAACGCCATGAAAATGAAATTTTCACTAAGGTGTTAAAAGCAGGGAGAAGAACTTATTTCTTTGATGTGCGCGAGACGAAAGCAGGAGATTATTATCTTACGATTACCGAAAGCAAAAAGAATTTCGGGGAGAATGGGGAAGCTACATTCGAGAAGCACAAAATTTATCTTTACAAAGAAGATTTTAAAAGTTTTCAGGAGATGTTTAATGAGTCCACAGATTTCATCATTAACGAAAAGGGTGAGGATGTAATTTCAGAAAAACATGACAAAGACTTCAAAAGCAGAACCTACACAATTGATTCTGACGACGAAGTTTAAAAAAAGAATATCTAAAAACACAAGCATCTGAAAAAGGTGCTTTTTTTTGTATCTGAAAATGTGCAGATCAAAGTACAAAACGAGATCAGGTTGTAAAAACTTACTTTGCCTTGATAAATACCTCTAATGGACATTATAACAAAAGGTACACCCTTGAAAGTGTACCTTTTTAGTTTTATAAAAGCTTTACAATTGATCTTCTATACAAATTCTCTTTTGATCTGGGAAAGTATAGTCGGATCCTGTATTTCATTGTCTTTGGCCAGCAATAAAACTTTAGACAGAGCTTCCGCAGATTTTGGATCATCATCGGCAAAAGGCAAGAATAATCTTCCTCTGTGCTGTGAATGAACGGGAAGTATGGACAGATAATTGCCCGGAACCTGATGCACAACTGCACTGCCCAGGTGAACACTGTATTCCGCCATTTTTCCTTTAACCAATACGTGTGAGCCTTCAATTCTTACATTATCCAGCTTGAAAAGTTTTGCTGTTTCCTTCATCAATACCGCCCTCATTTCAATGGAAGAATGGCTCGCCTCCGGATCTACATTTCCAACGTGGGCAACCGATACCACCAGATCCACATCACGCATGACCTCAGAGAACAGCCTCGGGTTAATCTCTTCAAAAGGAATATTCTTATACGTTTTCAATGAATGGAATTCTATGGTTTCCAGGGTCGGGCTCTCTATATCGGCAGGTGAAAACCAATCAGCCATCGCATACAATTTCACCTGAAAGCCTTCTTTATGGTAGACTTTCTGTAATCCTTCTTCGTGGTCTACTTTCCATCCTCTTGTTTTCAGAAGGGCTAAAGTATGTTTCGGCTGGATCTGATGCCCTGCATAACGGCGTGATATAGATTTTTCCTTCAGTTCATCAGGAGTCGGCACGTACAATTCCCTGAAAATCTGTTTGAACGGCTGGATCAGCTTTTCTGTAAAGCAGTAATGCTGATAGTCACTCCACACAGAATTATGATGCAGATCCACACAATGAGCAATACGCAGAGTATTATCTTCGCTTAATTTCTGAATTTCTCCATGGGTATTCACCAGATTTCCGTTATGGAAGAACCCTATTTTCCCGTCATTGGAAATAAACACCAGCTTTTCCAGATGTTTTACAATAACCGGATGTTCAAATAAATTTTGAATTTCAGCAAAAAGGAATTCATCCCCCCTGATCATTGCCTCTTCCAAACCTTTCCGGGAACGGGTCCACTGCTCACGCATAATCTTCCTATAACTACCCAGCTCCAGAATAGCTTTATCTTTTTTAATTTTCGGCGGAATTGATTTCAGCTGTTTATCATCCCGGAACACGACAAGCTCGGCTTTCCCGTCAGTTTCTATGATTAAACCTACCGTTACACCATCTATTGTTACTTGTGTTTCTTTTGACAGCAGGTTTTGGATCTGTTTGGTTTCCATTGCCCAGGTCAGCCGGATTGGATCAGGATAGCCTGCATTTCTGGCTAAGTTTTCTAAAGCAACTCTTACCGCCAATGCTTCACTGGCCTGCTTCATAGAGCCAAATTCACGGCTTTCTTTTTTGAACTGCTGTATATATTCGTACCGGTTCAGTACATCTTTCTCCGGGTTGGTTTTACTTAACGGAACAAGTCCATAGACACGGAGAAAATCCTGATCCCGTTTATCTTTTACTTTAGCCGTTACTTCTTTTATTTTCAGACTTCCGGTAAGAGTGTCAGAATAAAGCCTTGCGCGGCGGTGTCCGTTTCCGTCAGAAATATATTTGGCGGATTCGTAAAGCATTTCCCAGCGGGTTTTCCCCAATTCTTTATATGCCTGAGTAAACCAATCTTTATCTACTGCCCCGTCTTTAAATTCCTGAATATCCACAGATGAATATTTTGCAGCCTCACTTTCCAGCTCTGAATTCTGTTCCTGATAAGCCCCGGTTTTAGTATGGGCATGCATCCACCAAATCGCTGAATCCAGACCTTTCCAGCCTAAATAACTACTGATTAACTTCTGCCATTGCGGAGCATACACAGCAGCCTGTATCAGGCGTAATTCTGTAATATTCTCCTTTTTCACCATTTCGTTGAATGATTTCTGGGTATCTGTCTCCAGAGGATAGCACTGAGATAACAGATAAGAAAAGAGCTTCTGCTTGGTCATGCTTTCATTGCCATAGCTGTATATATAATTGGCATACAACCCGGATTTACCCAAGCCTTTCAGGATCTGCACAAATCTGTCTGCCCCGTAAATTGCCCGGAATTCCTGTACAAAGTGGGAAACAGCAGTATTGGCATCACCACGGATAAGTTCTACGTCCAGGAATTTGTTCTGTATTTCTTTGATCATCGGTTTCAGGAAAGGGAAAATTTCCAGCAGCTTCTCGCTGTTCTTATAGAATTTAACAGTCGTAAGGTTTCTTATGACGGAATCTCCCGTGAAAATTCCTTCGTACAGTTCATCTTTGGTAATGATCTTCAGTTCGTACGCTTTACAGAATAAATAAAAATCCGGAACAGTATGTTTTACATTTTCCGGCAGTCCGTTAAACTGCATCCAACGGAATAAGTTCCATAACTTGGTTAATTGCTCATCTGTAATTTTCTGGTACGGAACTGCATCTAAGAACAGATTAAAAAATCCCGTCTGCTGCCAGCCGTTTCCGTCATACCTATAATAATAATCGTTTTCTTTTGCTTTATGATTGATAATTTCCTCCGGAAGATTGGCAAACAAAGTACTGCAGATATCCAGTAAGAAATCTGTTCTTTCTTCAAATACAAATTTATACCGCAGGGAATCCAGAATGTACTTAATAGGATTATCCCAGAAATAGCCTCCTTTTTTAGGATTCGGAAGGACATCCTTACAATAGAACACATAGTTTTCAAGAAAATCTCTGAACTTTTTACGGTCGCAGCTTTCCGCAAAGGTCATCAGGAAAAGATCTCTTGGCTCAAGCCCCGAATCTTTATACCATTGCTCCCAAACTTCATGCAAAGGATAATTCTCAGCAAGCTGTGCACCTGTAAAGCCTTCGGTGTTTCTTTTCATTTGTGTGAAACTATTTCCCAACAACTGCTTTTGCATTGATCCATCCCAGTTTTCAAATTCGTATTCGTGGTCTTTATGTTTCTGGAACAGGTCATTCAGTTTTTTCAGTTCTGCCTTTATCTGACTTAATGGCTGTGTGAAACCGTATTTTTCTTTTTTAACAGCCTGTGCATATACTGAATCCGTCTTCACTTCCGGTAGCTCAAATTTAGAAATAACCTTAGGATCATAGAATCCAAAGCCATTTTCAGGAGAAAGCTGTTCTTTATCCCCGGAAGGATTAAGCTGGTCAAGAAGATTCTGTTCCCTCTCAGAGATCTTTGTTTTTTCTGAATATTGTTTTGTCCATTCCGTGATTCGGGCCGGCACTCTTCTGTTTTTTTGAAGCTGAAGCATGAGATCGAGGGAAGCTGTTCTCTGCTCTACATCTCCTTTGGTCATTAGTTCTTCCACAAACGGAACAACCGCTTCATCTTCCTGCTGGATAACCAGTTCAATCAGTTTCTTACGGAGTGTTCCGCCTTTTCTTTTGAACATATCGAAGAAAGTCATTACCTCCTCTTTATTCAGAGGATTCTGAAGGAGCACATTAATTCCTGAAGCAATCAAAGATTCTCCCCTGTCCTTTATAATTCTGAAAGCAAATTCTTTCTGAAAAGGAGTAACAGCATTTTTCTTTTTCCCCATTCCGTAAGAGAATGAATAGCAGTAAAAGTCTCCTAAAAGTGCTCTCGTTAACTGTTCACGTAATGAAAGTTCAAACTGATCGAAATAAGAAAGTACCAGATCCAGCTTTGCTTTATCTTCTCCCACCAGGTAGAACATTGAAGAATAGAAATTACTCTTATTAAAAGCAGCATTAAGCCACGAGAATATTTTTCCCTCGAATTTCTTTTCTTTTATGTCTATCTTTTGGGTTAATTCATGAAGCTTCTCAAAGAAATCCGGGTAATCTGCATTATTGATATAGAATTTTGAAACTGTATTCACACTTAACAATGAAGATAAGGGATACCCAACAAATGCCAGAACCTGCAGATCGTCTTCCTGTATTGCTTTATAGAATAACGGCATCTGAATATAAGGATCTCCGGTTTCCACAGCAAATTTTACAGCCAGACATTTTTTTTCCGTATTTCCTTTATCAAAGAGCTGGTGCAGATAAGGAACTGTTTTTTCCACATCCCAGACCGCCTGCACCCAAAGTGCCATATAGACTTCGTTATTGTTTTTACTTTTTATGGCATTAGGAATCTCTTCCGGATTATTGAAATAGGTATCTGCTAATGAAACAATGTTTTTTACTACTGATTCTTTTTCTGCATCCCATCCCAAACCGGTCCAGGTATCAATAGCCCGTACAACAGAAGAAAAACGGGTAAGTTTATGCTCAAGAATTACATGAACCATGTACTGAAGGGCTCCGATACTGGTTTCATCCAGAGCTTCGAGTATAGTTTGGCGAAGACCTTCCTGTCTCTGGGCTGCCAGCAGCAACTTTTCAACTAATTCCCAGCAGTGCTTCTGCTCACTGTTTAGTAAAGCCTTAATGATATTTCTGGATACTTTTCCTTCTGTATGCTTATTGAAAATGATATCCTCAATCAGTTGGTAAACAGCTTTATTCCCTGTGTCGATGGCTGCCGACCATATATAAAACTGATATGAATTATGAGTTACCGCCTGATCATTGATGATCTGTTCTTCCAGTGAAAGATCATAATGCTGATTACCACTGCTGTAATTATAGATCATCGGAAACTTTATCAGCTCTCTCAACAGGTTAACCTGGTTAAGCAATAAATACTTCTCATTATTCGGGGCCCGGAATGAACGGCGATAATATCCCGTCTGGTACATTTTATAAGCCATTTTATTCCAGACATATTTCACCAGATCAGCATGAGCTCCAAAATAATAGACCAGTAATTCATAGTACTCTTTATCCTCCCAAATATCAGATTTGATGTACTGTTTAAGCTTTTCTGTCTCTTTAGAGCCTACAGTAAGTTCCTGATAATAATCTGTTTTTCCCTTCAGCAATAGCGCCATCTCTGCTACATGTCTTTTAAGAATAGGCTTATCCGGAAAGACACGAGAAGAAATATTTCCCTCTGCCAGTGCTTTAAGATCTTTTTTTACTTTTTCATAATAATTGCTGACGAGGGTCTTTGATTTTAGTTTTTCTGTAATTTCCATTTATATTGTTACTTAGTGTGATTATTTTACCAATAGCTTCCTGCCAGAAAGGTGAGCCTGATGAAAGTGAAGGTATATTCCTGACTCAGATCAATGGTCTGGGCTAGGTTTTCAAGCTGTTCATCATTATAAAATACAGCAAACAATCCGTCTTCAAAAGCCTGAATGGCGTTTTCCTGAGCTTTTGCCAGATCTGCTTTCTTTTGATTGTAAATGCTTCCGAACCCTACTTTTCCAGTATCGGTAAGGATATTCAGATAATTGTCTACAGGGATTTTAGCATCATCTTCGTCTTCCAATTCAAATGATTTTGTATTAAATGCTTCAACTTGCTGTTGAACAATACGCTTTAATAGCTCTTCCAGGGTAATACTGTTTTCTGAATATCCTATTTCAAGCTTCTGTTCTGCAAGAACGGGATGTTTCTTTCCTAATTGTTTTACAGTGACCTTTATTTCCATATTTGAAGTTAGTGTGGACTAAATATAGGGAAATTTTCAGCCTCCATGTGTTATATTCACCTTTTTACCGCTTATCAAACTCCAGCTTTACATTAAAAAAAAATCTATACATCCCATTTATTTTTAAGGAAATAAAAATGAAAAAGCGATATTATTTAGTGTTTTTGATTGTTTTCAATAATTTCCGATGATCTATACAATATAAAAATGGATAAATAAATTTGAAAATCAGATAATTATCAACAATTTCCCTTAAGACTTACTCTTCGTTTATGCTTCTTCCTCGTAATAAATTGGAATATATACTGATCTTTTATCGATTTTGGCTGAAAAAAAATTCTACTTAAATGTTTTAATAAAACACATTATGATACTATATTTTACATTTTATATTGTATTTTTTATAATTTCTTTTAATTCTATTTAATTTTTATTGAAAATCATTTAATTTAAAGAGTTTCTGTAAATTTGGAAATTGTCTTTTGGATATTTAAGATGTTGTAAGAGCTATGATTTAATTCAGAGATTGATAAAAAACCAACTTAAAATATATAAATATGATTAACCGTAAATTCTTTTTTCCGGTATTATTAATTCTGGCCATACTTGTGCCTTCTTTTGCTAATCTATCAGCTCACGGATATGTGGTAAGCCCCGCTTCACGGGGATACCAGGGAAGTCTGGATAAAGCCACAATAGGTTATGGTGCAGCATTGGCGTTGTATGGAACAGTTATTAATGAACCTGGATCCTTAGAAGCTCTTAAAGGCTTTCCTGCACTTGGACCTGCAGATGGGAAAATTGCTTCAGCAAATGGAAGTATAGGAGGAAACACTCTGCTGGACATTCAAACTGCTGACCGTTGGAAGAAAACAAATATTACAGCCGGTGTGAATACTTTTATCTGGAAATATCTTGCTTATCACGCAACAGCGAAATGGCATTATTATATGACCAAACCCGGGTGGAATCCAAATAAACCTCTTACCCGCCAGGATCTTGAACTTATAGGAGAGGTATCACATAATGGTACACCACCACAAGACAATATTCCTCACCATATTACAGTTCCGGCTAACCGTACAGGGTATCATGTTATCTTAGCAGTATGGGATGTTGCAGATACCGAAAATGCATTTTATAATGTAATTGATGTAAATGTAACGTCTGGAACAGGAATTTCCATACCACCGGCAGTACCAACGGGTCTTGCTCAAGTGGGAGTAACAAGTTCTTCAGCTAAAATCAGCTGGACACAACAGGCAGATGCTGTGTCCTATACTGTTTTCCGAAACGGCCAAAGTTTGCAGCAAGTGAGTGTGGCACAATTCGAAGACCAGGGATTGTCTGCCAATACGGTTTATACTTATGAAGTACAGGCAAAAGGTTCTAACGGATTGATATCAGGAAAAAGTACTCCGCTTACTGTAAAAACAAATAGTGAAGGAATTCCGGAAAAGCCTGTAGCGCCAACAAACCTTCATTCAATGGGAGTAACAGAAAACTCCGTTTCAATAATGTGGACCGCTTCAAGCCACACCCAAGGAATCAAAAACTATCAGATCTTTGAGAATAATATTAAAATTGGAGAAACTGTACAAACCCATTTTTTACGTTCAGGTTTATCCCAAAATACAGAATATCGTTATACTGTGAGAGCTGTTTCCATGAATGAACAGCTATCTGAATTCAGTAATGAATTAAAAATCAGAACCAAGACAGCATCCCCGGGTGGAGGGCAGATATATTGTGGGGCAGAGCAGTATAAATCTGCCAATGCATATGCTACAGCCGGGACAAAAGTCTTCTATTCCTGCAGAATCTGGAAAAACAAATGGTATGCGAATCCAGGTGAGCTTCCGGGAACAGATATGGTTTGGGAAGAAGTGAACATATGCAGCGAAGGACCAAACTGCATGTCTAATCCTCCTGTTACCTATTGCGGATCTCAGGAATATAATTCGATAAAGGTTTATCCAGCAGCCGGAACAAGAGTGTTCTATGCATGTAAGATATGGGAAAACAAATGGTATGCGAATCCTGGGGAAGCTCCGGGAGCAAATCCTGTATGGAAAGTAATAAGTGATTGCAATGAAGGCCCGGCCTGCTCAACAGGAGTTACAAATAGAGAAAGTGCTCTTTCGGTAATAGTATCTGACAATATGATCAACTTTGTACCGGAAAGCCAGTACGGGAAAATAAACCGGGTGAGCGTAATTAACTCTGGTGGAATTGAGATGATATCTGCTTCTTCCCCTGCAAAAAACAGCATTAACATCAGCCATCTTCAACCCGGAATCTATTTTGTGAAAATTCATTATAAAGATGGAAACAGGATCACTAAAACCATCAGAAAATAATAGATAAAAATATAGAAATATAAATGGAGGCTATCTCACTTTTGAGACAGCCTCTTTTATTTTTTATCGCTATTCCTTCCTAGTCCAAAAGAGAGAAATTACTATTTGGAAGTCCAGTCAGAATAATCCGGGGCATTAAATAGCCAGATATGACAAAGAAAATATCAACTCCTGTAAAGCCTACTTTAAAAAAAGAAAATTTAAAATGATATAGCAATACGCAACTACAGATATTGCCCGGAGAAAGGAAATATCATTTCTGAATTTCATGAATCAATTTTAAAGGAGATATTGACGAATCATCAAATATTCTCAATTCAACAAAATTGGTAAGAAAGCTTTTAAAAGTAATTTACAAATCGTAAGGTTGTACGAAATAATAATCTTCTTTTTATGAATTGAAGTTGTATAAAAATAAAAAAGTACACTATAAAAGTGTACTTTTCTTGGGTGAATGATGGGTCTCGAACCCACGACCTTCGGAACCACAATCCGACGCTCTAACCAACTGAGCTACAATCACCGTTTTGTGAGTGCAAATATAGGAAAGATTTTTTAATTACAAAACAATTCCATCAAAATTTTTCAAAGCAATTAACTTTTCTGTTGTAAAGCCCTCAGCATAAGCAACTCCCGATAATCGACCTAAATCCTGAGCACGGTAGGTCAGGCTCTCAAAAAAGTCTTTTGTGGCAATCGGAGTGACGGGTTCTTTAGAAGCCGGGTCATAAAACTGAGTTTTGAAAGCCATGCAGGCCTCAATTTTTTTATCCAGATGCTCAGAGATGTCAATAACGAATTCAGGTTTGATATCTTTCCACTGAATATAATGGAAAATATGCTTTGGTCTCCAAACTTCCTGATTTTCTCCATCCAGAACTGTTTCAATTTTTCTCAGTCCGGACAAAAAGCACGCATCCGACACTAATTTCGCTCCTTTTGCATGGTCCGGATGTCTGTCATCAATAGCATTGGCTAAGACGATTTCCGGCCTATATCTGCGGATCATTTTTACAATCCTCATCTGATATTCTTCGGAGTTCATTAAAAAGCCGTCTTTCATTCCAAGATTCTCTCTTGCTGAAACCCCCAATATTTTTGCAGCCTCTGTGGCTTCTTCTTTTCTTGTTTCATCGGTTCCTCTTGTTCCGAGCTCTCCTTTGGTAAGATCTACAATAACGCAGGTCTTCCCTTCCGAAATCATTTTGGCTATCGTTCCGCCACATCCCAGCTCTACATCGTCAGGATGTGCTCCAAAAGCAAGTATATCTGTTTTCATAGTATAAAGATAAGCTTTAAAATAAAAACTTCCCAAACATTACGAATGGGAAGTTTTAATATCTATAATTTAAATTATTTATTGATCTCTGCGTTTAATTTTACAGCATCCTGATAACTTGGATCAAGCTGTAAGGATTTAGCAACATAATCTTTAGCTTTTGCAGCATCAGAGTCTTTTACCATATAAGCTACAGCAAAGTAAGCATAAGCAAGAGTTTGCTTATTAGCATCTCTATCAGCTGGTTTTACTGTACTGATGAATTTTTCATAAGCAAGTTTTGCTGCATCATTATTTCCTGCCTGCTGGTAAGAGTATCCCTGACTGTAATAAGCCGGAGCCCAGTCCGGAAGAAGGGCAATCATTTTCTGCCATGTAAGAACAGCACCATTCCAGTTTTTAGCGTCCTGATAAGCAGTTGCTAACTTGAATAATGAATCTGAATCCTGTGAATTTTCAGCTACTTTTTTCTTAAGTGCTTCAATTTCTGGAGTAGTAGGACCTTTATCAGCTTCTGCCTGAGAAGCTCCACCCCCTGCAATATTCGCTAATTCTACATCCCATTTCATTGTTTCATCTTTTGCAGCTTTAGCAATAGCAATTTTCTGCTGTGCTTCGTTCGTTAAAGCTGTTTTCTTAGCCGCATCCGTTTCTGTCTTAGCTAAACCTGCTGCGATAAGTCCCTGAAGCCCCTGGTCTGCAGGCTGGATTCTTGTTTTCTCTGCCTGAGAAACAAAAGTATCCATATTTTGTTTTGCTTCTGCGTAGTTTCCATCAGCATAAGACTGATATGCTCTCAACTTAAATTTGATTGGATCTTCAATTTTATCAAAGATTTTATCTAATACAGTTTTAGAGTTTGCATAATCTTCGTTAGTGAAATATAATTTAGAAATTTCTAATTGTGTATATGGATCTTCGTCAGCATATTTTGTATAGTTGATAAGGTCCTGAGTAGCTTTTGCGTTCTGCTGGTATCTGATGTCATAAGATGCCAGAGCTTTGTAGGCAGGTGCGTAAGTAGCATCTACACCAATAGCTTTATCAATACTCTGTTTAGCCTGCTGCCATTGTTGTGCAGCCATCCATAAAGTCGCCATTCTTGTATATACAGACGCTTTATTTTTAGCTAAAGGAAGTGCTTTGTCGTAAGCAGACATTGCTTCTCCCGGGTTTCTCTTCAACCTATAAGCATCCCCCAGTGTATAGTAGAAATGAGCAGGAACTCCTTTCTTTTCAGCTTTCTCAATTGCTTTTGTAAGATATTGGATTGCTGCATCCGGAGCACTGTTTTTTTCAAATAAAGTCAATGCTTCAGCAGCTCTGAACAATACTTCAGGATCTTTTTCTCTAGAATCAGTTACAATTTTCTGAATTTCAGTGATGGCGCTTTTATCACCTTTACCTAATTTTACAGTAGCCAGACCGATTTTGTTTAAAAAGCTCTTACCATCTGC
This region of Chryseobacterium vaccae genomic DNA includes:
- a CDS encoding ABC transporter ATP-binding protein; the protein is MKALKTLNPYFWKHKILLFWGFLFIIASNFFNIYKVQFIGKSVDQLADMKNGSLGFNKQVLIYVAIIVASSLLTGFFTFMMRQTIIVASRRIEYELKNKIYRHYQDLSLTDYKQTTIGDLMNRLSEDVVAVRMYLGPGVMYVVNIIVLVVITAIYMVSTDTSMTLWTLLPLPILSYLIFKVSSIINKKSKVMQKSQSAISTFVQDSFSGIRVVKFFAKEKYIEKNYGIKVTDYQDKALDLAKTEAYFFTIILFVIGLLNVAVIWIGGQKYIAGELSVGKIADFFMYINILIWPFSLVGWVTSVNQRAEASMQRINEFMDKKSEIVNTNFETYPIKGDIEFRNVTYVYPNTGITALDNLNFKINAGESLAIMGKTGSGKSTIALLLCRLIDPTEGEILIDGKNLKEHNLDNYRKFLGYIPQESYLFSDSIENNIGFAIDNPSHEKVVEYAKIADVDKNIIEFKEQYKTLVGERGVMLSGGQKQRICIARALIKDPNIIIFDDSLSALDTKTEQNILENIDKKIRNATSIIITHRESSAQKADKILNLTEIANSVTA
- a CDS encoding DUF3276 family protein; the protein is MSEYKERHENEIFTKVLKAGRRTYFFDVRETKAGDYYLTITESKKNFGENGEATFEKHKIYLYKEDFKSFQEMFNESTDFIINEKGEDVISEKHDKDFKSRTYTIDSDDEV
- a CDS encoding DUF4132 domain-containing protein translates to MEITEKLKSKTLVSNYYEKVKKDLKALAEGNISSRVFPDKPILKRHVAEMALLLKGKTDYYQELTVGSKETEKLKQYIKSDIWEDKEYYELLVYYFGAHADLVKYVWNKMAYKMYQTGYYRRSFRAPNNEKYLLLNQVNLLRELIKFPMIYNYSSGNQHYDLSLEEQIINDQAVTHNSYQFYIWSAAIDTGNKAVYQLIEDIIFNKHTEGKVSRNIIKALLNSEQKHCWELVEKLLLAAQRQEGLRQTILEALDETSIGALQYMVHVILEHKLTRFSSVVRAIDTWTGLGWDAEKESVVKNIVSLADTYFNNPEEIPNAIKSKNNNEVYMALWVQAVWDVEKTVPYLHQLFDKGNTEKKCLAVKFAVETGDPYIQMPLFYKAIQEDDLQVLAFVGYPLSSLLSVNTVSKFYINNADYPDFFEKLHELTQKIDIKEKKFEGKIFSWLNAAFNKSNFYSSMFYLVGEDKAKLDLVLSYFDQFELSLREQLTRALLGDFYCYSFSYGMGKKKNAVTPFQKEFAFRIIKDRGESLIASGINVLLQNPLNKEEVMTFFDMFKRKGGTLRKKLIELVIQQEDEAVVPFVEELMTKGDVEQRTASLDLMLQLQKNRRVPARITEWTKQYSEKTKISEREQNLLDQLNPSGDKEQLSPENGFGFYDPKVISKFELPEVKTDSVYAQAVKKEKYGFTQPLSQIKAELKKLNDLFQKHKDHEYEFENWDGSMQKQLLGNSFTQMKRNTEGFTGAQLAENYPLHEVWEQWYKDSGLEPRDLFLMTFAESCDRKKFRDFLENYVFYCKDVLPNPKKGGYFWDNPIKYILDSLRYKFVFEERTDFLLDICSTLFANLPEEIINHKAKENDYYYRYDGNGWQQTGFFNLFLDAVPYQKITDEQLTKLWNLFRWMQFNGLPENVKHTVPDFYLFCKAYELKIITKDELYEGIFTGDSVIRNLTTVKFYKNSEKLLEIFPFLKPMIKEIQNKFLDVELIRGDANTAVSHFVQEFRAIYGADRFVQILKGLGKSGLYANYIYSYGNESMTKQKLFSYLLSQCYPLETDTQKSFNEMVKKENITELRLIQAAVYAPQWQKLISSYLGWKGLDSAIWWMHAHTKTGAYQEQNSELESEAAKYSSVDIQEFKDGAVDKDWFTQAYKELGKTRWEMLYESAKYISDGNGHRRARLYSDTLTGSLKIKEVTAKVKDKRDQDFLRVYGLVPLSKTNPEKDVLNRYEYIQQFKKESREFGSMKQASEALAVRVALENLARNAGYPDPIRLTWAMETKQIQNLLSKETQVTIDGVTVGLIIETDGKAELVVFRDDKQLKSIPPKIKKDKAILELGSYRKIMREQWTRSRKGLEEAMIRGDEFLFAEIQNLFEHPVIVKHLEKLVFISNDGKIGFFHNGNLVNTHGEIQKLSEDNTLRIAHCVDLHHNSVWSDYQHYCFTEKLIQPFKQIFRELYVPTPDELKEKSISRRYAGHQIQPKHTLALLKTRGWKVDHEEGLQKVYHKEGFQVKLYAMADWFSPADIESPTLETIEFHSLKTYKNIPFEEINPRLFSEVMRDVDLVVSVAHVGNVDPEASHSSIEMRAVLMKETAKLFKLDNVRIEGSHVLVKGKMAEYSVHLGSAVVHQVPGNYLSILPVHSQHRGRLFLPFADDDPKSAEALSKVLLLAKDNEIQDPTILSQIKREFV
- a CDS encoding lytic polysaccharide monooxygenase, whose product is MINRKFFFPVLLILAILVPSFANLSAHGYVVSPASRGYQGSLDKATIGYGAALALYGTVINEPGSLEALKGFPALGPADGKIASANGSIGGNTLLDIQTADRWKKTNITAGVNTFIWKYLAYHATAKWHYYMTKPGWNPNKPLTRQDLELIGEVSHNGTPPQDNIPHHITVPANRTGYHVILAVWDVADTENAFYNVIDVNVTSGTGISIPPAVPTGLAQVGVTSSSAKISWTQQADAVSYTVFRNGQSLQQVSVAQFEDQGLSANTVYTYEVQAKGSNGLISGKSTPLTVKTNSEGIPEKPVAPTNLHSMGVTENSVSIMWTASSHTQGIKNYQIFENNIKIGETVQTHFLRSGLSQNTEYRYTVRAVSMNEQLSEFSNELKIRTKTASPGGGQIYCGAEQYKSANAYATAGTKVFYSCRIWKNKWYANPGELPGTDMVWEEVNICSEGPNCMSNPPVTYCGSQEYNSIKVYPAAGTRVFYACKIWENKWYANPGEAPGANPVWKVISDCNEGPACSTGVTNRESALSVIVSDNMINFVPESQYGKINRVSVINSGGIEMISASSPAKNSINISHLQPGIYFVKIHYKDGNRITKTIRK
- the bshB1 gene encoding bacillithiol biosynthesis deacetylase BshB1: MKTDILAFGAHPDDVELGCGGTIAKMISEGKTCVIVDLTKGELGTRGTDETRKEEATEAAKILGVSARENLGMKDGFLMNSEEYQMRIVKMIRRYRPEIVLANAIDDRHPDHAKGAKLVSDACFLSGLRKIETVLDGENQEVWRPKHIFHYIQWKDIKPEFVIDISEHLDKKIEACMAFKTQFYDPASKEPVTPIATKDFFESLTYRAQDLGRLSGVAYAEGFTTEKLIALKNFDGIVL